The nucleotide window GCAAGTGATGGTAAGCCAATCGACATTTCTGATGACGATTTGCCATTCTAATTCATTTTAGCGGTTTGAACTTTAAGATAGGAGGAATTTTCAATGGCTGGAGGACGCAGAGGCGGACGCCGTCGGAAAAAAGTATGTTACTTTACTTCCAATGGTATTACGCATATCGACTATAAAGATGTAGAACTTCTTAAAAAATTCGTTTCCGAACGTGGTAAAATTTTACCGCGTCGTGTAACTGGAACAAGCGCTAAATATCAACGTAAACTTACTGTTGCTATTAAACGCTCACGCCAAATGGCTTTACTACCATTTGTTGCTGAAGAAAAATAAGTTAATTTTAACAGCCTAGAACATGTTTCTAGGCTGTTTTTCTATAAAAGTAGACCTAAAGACAAATAAACTTAAGACCTAAGAATGACGTTTGTGACAAAAGTTCATGGTATTCTTTTTATAGAAGTTAAAAAAACATACAGGGGGCAACAAATATGTATAAAAAATTAGCAGCAGTAGGGATGACGGTATTATTAGTAGGGGCTTTGTCAGCATGTAGTTTTAATGATGATAAGGATACATCCTCAAATAATGGCAGCGAAAAAACTAATAAGAGCAGCAGTAACGACAGTAGTTCAGCAGATAGCTTACAAAAGAAAAGCTTTGATATGAGCTATGAAGATGCAATAAACGCATTTAAAGAGAAACATAGTGATGCGGAAATTTCTAGCGTGGAATTAGAGAAAAACCTAGGGAAATATGTATACACAGTGGATGGTATTTCAGACGATAATGAATATGAAATGAAATTCAATGCTGAAACAAAAGAACAGATGAGTGATGAAACAGATCGTCTTGACGCAGAAGATGCTGGTGGAGTTGAAAAAGCAAACGAAAAACTTGATTTAGATGGTATTAAAACGCCACAAGAAGCAATGGACAAAGCAGTTAGCGAACAAGCTGGCGATGTAACAAGCTGGACTATTGAAAGAGAATTAGATACAACTTATTATGAAGTAACAGTGAAACAAGATAACAATAAATACGAAATCAAATTAAACGCAAAAACATTAGAAGTTCTTCAAACAGAACAAGACGACTAAAATATGGAAGCGGTCTGTGATTATTCTTTCGCAGGCTGCTTTTTTTATAAAAAATGTCACTAGAATTATATGTGAATATAGGAATTTAATACTCGGACTCATGCCTTTATACTCATTTGAAATTTCTGAATTATATCCAAAAAAGTGCTGATTTTGCTCTTTTTTGGTCGTTCATGACAAGAATCGGACATTTCATTACATTTTTGGTTATTATAGGTAAATTCGTTGTAGACTATTAGTGGAGGTGAATTAGTTGAGTAATTTTACTGCAAAAGTCCCTTTGTCAGAACGGATGGCAGATGTTTTGATTTCAAAAGATCGCTGGAAAGATGACGAAGAAGGTTATTTAAAAGTAAAATATGGGCTGGAAATAATAATAATTAATGTCATGAAGTTTGCAATCGTATACGGTTTGGCTCTAGTAACAGGGGTTTTACTGCAAACAATGACAGTGCATTTGTCATATTTATGGCTTAGAAGGTATTCATTTGGACTGCACGCAACCAAAACATTGAATTGTACATTAATGAGCTTAGCAATGTTTGTGCTTACACCATTAGTCTTTCAAAACGTACTTTCTAATAATTGGATTGTTTTAGGCGCATTTGGTTTTATACTACTCAACATATACTTTTTCGCTCCGGCAGATACAGAGAATTTGCCATTAATCGGTGAAGAACACCGGAAAAACTTAAAAAGAAAAGCGATGATAGGGACGCTGATTTTGACGGGAATAGCGTTACTTGTACCATTCGCAGAGATGAAAACATTAATCATGATAGGCTCTTTGTTTCAGGTAATTAGTATTAATCCAATAACTTACAAACTATTAAAAAGGAGGTATCGGAACTATGAAAAATATGAATAAAACAGTTGGTAAATTCCTTTCTAAAAAGTTAGAAGAACAATCCATGAAAGTTGCGGATTCTTCTATGAGTAAAGCATGCTTCATGTTTGTATACGAACCAAAAAGTCCATTCGTAAAAATGCAAGAAAAAAACGAAAATAAATAAAATTAAAACTGTATAACATCAAAATCCATGCTAAAATAAAAAGAAGACACACTACATATTTAAACATAAGATATTTTAGATAGTGGAGGACCAATATGTTTAGTATTTTGATGGCAATTATACAGATGACGGGTATTTTTCTAGCTATACAGATTTTAACAAACAAAGTATTTTCAATTAAAGAGGGATTGGTTACCGTGGCAATTGCTATGCTAGCCTTTCCTTTATTTACATTAGTTCAATACTGGTCGATGATTTTTGTGTTGATAGTTTTTGTAAGTGCACTGTATTGGAAAAATAAAAGCATTGTAGCTTCAGCATCAATCACACTCGCTGTCATCATTTTGCTTACTATTAGCGATTCGATAGTAGGTTTTGTTTTAGTACCCGGTTTGAATTTTAAGTACGATGACATATTTAATGAATTAGTACCAACATTAATATATTGCGTGGGGATGCTTGCGAACTTATTGGTGTTTTCGTTTGTTTTAAGAAAATTACTTGGTAAGATCAACATTGCAAGATTTGTGGAACATAGAAAATATGCATATATTATTTTATCTATTGTTACACTTACGGTATTGGCTTTTTATATGAATATATACGCTGGCTCGCTTGCCGGATATAATAGCACCATTTTGAAAACAAATACATTAATTTTTACAGGATATACTATTTTACTAATTGTTATTGTGCTGGTTGTTATTAAAACAGCGACCAATGAACTAAAAGTACAAAATCAGAAAGAACAGCTCGAACAGTTGCAGGATTATGTTACTACCCTAGAATCCTTGCATAGAGAAATGAGAGTTTTTCGTCATGATTATGTCAATATTCTTTCGACACTTGTAGGATATATTGATAATAATGATATGCCAGGTTTGAAGTTTTACTTTGAAAATAATATTATACCTATAAATAAAACAATTGAGTCAAATAACTATAAGATTTCATTACTTCAAAACATTCACGTTATTGAACTTAAAGGACTTTTAGCGGTTAAATTGATTCGAGCGCAAGAATTGAAAATTGATGCGATTTTAGAAGTAGTTGAACCTATCGATAAAATTGCGATGGATAGCATTGATTTGTGTAAAGCTGTAGGAATTCTATTAGATAATGCGGTTGATGCAGCGTTAACTTGTGAAAATCCAGTTATCCGGATTGCCTTTGTGAAAAAAGACGACAGCATACTAATTGTGTTTGCGAATAGCTTACCAATGAATATGCCACCAATTTATAAAATATTTGAAGAAGGGTTCTCCACGAAAGGGGAAGGTCGTGGATTGGGTCTTGCTAGTTTACGTGAAATTATGCAAAAGTACTCGCATGTTGCCTTAGATACAAGAGTAACAAATAGAGAAGTTATTCAAGAATTAGAAATTATGTAGAGGAATGGGGATGATTTTATGCTACCGGTTTTTATTTGTGAAGATAACAGAATGCAACGGGAAAGGCTAACAAAATATATTGAAGACTATATTATGGTCGAACATTTTGACATGAAGTTGGCGCTTTCGACAGGGAATCCGTATGAGTTAGTGTCGCGAATGCCTAGGCACCAAGGGATGGGGCTATATTTCTTAGATATTGATTTAGGACAGCCAGATATGAATGGCTTTGAACTCGCACAAGAAATCCGAAAATTTGATCCTCGTGGTTTCATCATTTTTATCACAACCCATGCAGAGCTTAGTTATATGACATTCACGTATAAAGTGGAAGCGCTCGATTATATAATAAAAGACGATATTGATACATTGCATGAACGAGTTTTGGCTTGTATGAAGCAAGCAGAAGAGCGGATTTCGAACGACCAAGATATGCAGAAATATTTTACATTTAAAGTTTCCGACAAGAAGATTATTCATGAACTATTAGATGATATTTTATTTTTCGAGACAGCACCTACGATTCATAAAGTAATTTTACATGGCAAAAACCGCCAAGTAGAGTTTTACGGAAAGTTAAAAAGTATTGAGAAAATGTTAGACGAGTCGTTTTATCGATGCCATCGCTCTTATATTGTCAATAAGAAGAATATCCATGAGCTTGATGCAATAAAAGGCGTTGTAAAAATGTCTAACGGAGAAAGTTGTTACGCGTCATCTAAGTTGATTAAGAGCTTAAGTTTATAAAAGTGGCCTTTTGGGTCGCTTTTTTTGTATAGACATAAGCTGTAATTTGAAGAAAAGCGGAATTATAGGTAAAATAATAGTGGTGAATTGTTGGTTCCATTTATGTTATGATATAGATACTCAAATTCAGACAAAAGGTATATAAAAAAATGGGGAGCTGGATGAAATGTCAGGCTATTTTCAAAAAAGAATGCTTAAATATCCTTTATACGGTCTGATTGCAGCGACAGTTATTTTGAGCGTAATCACGTTCTTTTTTTCATGGTGGTTATCTGCTTTAATTGTAGTTGGTGGAATTATTCTCACGGTGGCGATGTTTTACTTTGAGTATCGGCTGAATGAGGATGTTCAAAAGTATGTTTCTAACTTAACGTACCGGATAAAGCGCAGTGAAGAAGAAGCGCTTGTTGAAATGCCGATGGGGATATTGTTGTATGATGAACATTACAAAATTGAATGGGTAAATCCATTTATGTCCAAATACTTTGATAAGGCCGAATTAATTGGGGAGTCTTTGGAAGAAGTAGGACCAGAATTTTTAGATGTAATTGCCGGAAATGATGATGACGGGATTATGTCGATTGCTTGGCGTGAACATAGGTTTGATACAATCGTGAAGCGTAAAGAACGGATTTTGTATTTATATGATCGAACAGAATACTATGAACTAAATAAGAAATTCCAAGCGAATAAATCGGTGTTTGCTGTTATTTTCCTAGATAACTATGATGAATGGGCGCAAGGAATGGACGATAGACGTCGTAGTGCGCTAAATAATTTGGTGACCTCAATGCTGACAAACTGGGCTCGCGAACATCGAATTTATTTGAAACGAATTTCTTCGGACCGCTTTATGGCCTTTTTGACGGAAGAAATGTTGAAGCGGTTAGAGGCAGAGAAATTCCAAATCTTAGACCGAATTCGAGAACGCACTTCAAAACAAAACATTCCGTTGACGCTAAGTATTGGGATTGGTTATAAAGAAGAAGATTTGATTAAACTTGCTGATTTGGCGCAGTCTAGCTTAGACCTTGCTTTAGGCCGTGGTGGAGACCAGGTCGTTATTAAGCAACCAGAAGGAAAAGTACGCTTCTACGGAGGTAAAACAAACCCGATGGAAAAACGGACCCGCGTTCGCGCACGTGTTATTTCACAGGCTTTACAAGAGCTAATCAACCAAAGCGATCAAGTTTTTGTTATGGGGCATCGTTATCCAGATATGGATGTAATCGGCTCAAGTCTTGGCGTAATGCGGATTGCTGAGATGAACGACCGGAATGCTTATGTCGTTGTTGAACCTGGCAAAATGAGTCCAGATGTAAAACGACTTATGAACGAAATTGAAGAATATCCGAATGTGATTAAAAATATTGTGACACCACAAGTTGCGCTCGAAAATATTACCGAGAAGAGCTTGCTTGTTGTAGTGGATACACATAAGCCTTCGATGGTTATTAATAAGGAATTGCTTGATTCAGCGACGAATGTAGTGGTGGTCGACCATCATCGTCGTTCTGAGGAATTTGTTGGCAATCCAGTGCTAGTTTATATTGAACCATATGCTTCGTCTACAGCTGAACTGATTACCGAGCTATTTGAGTACCAACCTGATTTAGAACAAGTTGGGAAAATCGAAGCAACCGCGCTACTATCTGGAATTGTTGTTGATACGAAGAACTTTACACTTCGAACTGGATCAAGAACCTTTGATGCAGCGAGCTATTTACGGTCGCTTGGAGCAGATACGATTTTAGTGCAGCAATTTTTGAAAGAAGATATTACGACGTTTACACAGCGTAGTCGTTTAGTTGAGTCGCTGGAGATTTATCATGATGGTATGGCAATTGCAACTGGCCATGAAGATGAGGAATTCGGTACGGTGATTGCGGCACAGGCTGCGGACACGATGCTTTCAATGGAAGGTGTACAGGCATCCTTTGTCATTACGCTACGTCCAGATAAATTAATTGGAATCAGCGCGCGGTCGCTTGGCCAAATCAATGTGCAAGTCATTATGGAAAAACTTGGTGGTGGTGGTCATTTATCGAATGCAGCCACACAACTTAAAGATGTTACAATTGCAGAAGCAAAAAAACAATTAATTAGCGCCATTGATGCGTATTGGAAGGGAGAAACATAATTATGAAAGTTATTTTCTTGAAAGACGTAAAAGGTAAAGGTAAAAAAGGTGAAACAAAAAATGTTGCTGATGGTTATGCAAACAATTTTTTAATTAAAAATGGCTATGCTGTTGAGGCTAGTAATGCGGCTTTAAGCACACTTTCCGCTCAAAAGAAAAAAGAAGATAAACTAGCAGCGGAAGAACTAGCTGAAGCGAAAGCGTTAAAAGAAAAAATGGAAAAATTAACAGTGGAATTAAAAGCGAAGTCTGGTGAAGGCGGCAGATTGTTTGGTTCGATTACTTCTAAGCAAATTGCTCAAACGCTTGAAAAAACACATGGTATTAAAATAGATAAACGTAAAATGGACTTGCCAGAAGCAATTCGAGCTTTAGGGCATACGAAAGTTCCTGTGAAGCTGCATCACGAAGTAACAGCAACACTGGATGTACATGTTAGTGAAGAATAATTTTTCTTAAGGGAGCGTAAGACAGTGGATAATAATTTCCAGGACAGAACACCACCACAAAATATTGAAGCCGAACAAGCTGTACTGGGCGCGATATTTCTTGAGCCTAATGCGCTGATTACTGCTTCTGAAATTTTAATGCCGGATGATTTTTATCGAACTGGTCATCAATTGATTTTCGAAACGATGCTTGATTTGAATGACCACGGGAAGGCTGTCGACGTATTAACCGTTTATGAGGCACTTGCTGCGAAAGGTAATTTGGAAGATGTAGGTGGCTTGCCTTATTTGACGGAATTATCCGGAGCTGTGCCAACCGCGGCAAACTTAGAATACTATGCGCATATTATCGAGGACAAGGCGCTTTTAAGACGTTTAATTCGAACTGCGACCCAAATTGCCACAGATGGCTATTCGCGTGAAGACGAGCTGGATATGCTGATGGACGAGGCAGAAAAGAGCATCTTGGAAGTTTCACAACGAAAAAATGTTGGAGCTTTCAAGAATATTAAAGATGTTTTGGTTAAAACCTATGATGATATTGAAATTTTGCACAATCGCAAAGGGGATATTACTGGTATTCCTACAGGGTTTAATGAGCTTGATAAGATGACAGCCGGATTTCAGCGCAATGATTTAATTATCGTTGCAGCACGTCCTTCTGTTGGTAAAACTGCCTTTGCATTAAATATTGCTCAAAACGTAGCGACTAAAACAGATGAGAATGTGGCTATTTTCAGTCTCGAAATGGGTGCGGAACAACTTGTTATGCGGATGCTTTGTGCGGAAGGTAATATTAATGCACAGAATTTACGGACAGGTGCCTTGACTAGTGATGATTGGCAAAAGCTAACCATTGCGATGGGGACACTTTCTAATTCGGGGATTTATATTGATGATACCCCTGGTGTTCGCGTGAATGAGATTCGTTCCAAATGTCGTCGTTTAAAACAAGAAACGGGTCTTGGCATGATTGTAATCGACTACTTGCAACTAATTGCTGGGAGTGGTCGTGGTGGTGAGAATAGGCAACAAGAGGTTTCCGAGATTTCGCGGTCGCTAAAAGCATTAGCTCGGGAACTCGAAGTACCAGTTATTGCACTTTCGCAGTTATCTCGTAGTGTAGAGCAACGTCAAGATAAACGACCAATGATGTCAGATATTCGTGAATCTGGTTCGATTGAGCAAGATGCCGATATCGTCGCCTTTTTATACCGGGAAGACTATTATGACCGGGAAGGCGAAAATGATGGCACAATTGAGATTATTATAGCAAAACAGCGTAATGGTCCGGTTGGTGACGTTAAGCTTGCTTTTGTAAAAGAGTACAATAAGTTTGTGAATTTAGAAGTGCGTTATGATGACGCCATGGCTTAAACTAAAAACCTTGTGAAATTCTAATTAGATTTGGAGTTTTCAAGGTTTTTATTTTTGGGGAAAATGGCACTTGTTTTAAAAAACAGCTATTAAAATCGATTTAAAATGGTAAAAAAAGCGAACAATAATTTTTGCTTACAAATCAATGTTCGTTAATCCATTGACTATTTTAGTGGCAAACGGTACAATGTATAGTGGAAAATGAAGGGGCTGTGAAAAAATCATAGCTATCAAAGACCAATTAAATGAGGTGTTTAAATGTCTTCAGTTGTTGTAGTAGGAACACAGTGGGGCGATGAAGGAAAAGGGAAGATTACAGATTTTCTTTCCGAGAATGCAGAAGCGATTGCTAGATATCAAGGTGGGAACAATGCAGGTCATACAATCAAGTTTGATGGCGAAACGTATAAATTACACTTAATTCCATCAGGTATTTTTTACAAAGAGAAAATTAGTGTAATTGGGAACGGTATGGTTGTTGATCCAAAGGCTTTAGTGGAGGAATTAAAATATCTTCATGATAAAGGCGTGGATACTTCTAATCTCCGTATCTCTAATCGCGCGCATATTATTTTACCGTATCACATTCGCATTGATGAAGCAGATGAAGAACGCAAAGGCGCGAATAAAATCGGTACAACAAAAAAAGGAATTGGCCCAGCTTACATGGACAAAGCAGCTCGTGTTGGGATTCGGATTATCGATTTACTAGATAAAGAAACGTTTAAAGAAAAATTAGCGCACAACCTTGGCGAGAAAAATCGCTTATTAGAGCGCTTTTATGAATTAGAAGGTTTCAAATTAGAAGACATTTTAGAAGAGTATTATGAATATGGTCAACAATTTAAAGATTATGTTTGCGATACATCGGTTGTATTAAATGATGCACTTGATGACGGGAAACGCGTTTTATTTGAAGGTGCACAAGGGGTTATGCTTGATATTGACCAAGGAACCTATCCATTTGTAACTTCAAGTAACCCAATTGCTGGCGGAGTTACTATCGGTAGTGGTGTTGGTCCATCGAAAATTAACCATGTTGTTGGTGTAGCAAAAGCTTATACTACTCGTGTTGGTGATGGTCCGTTTCCAACTGAACTATTTGATGCTATTGGCGATAATATTCGTGAAGTTGGTCGTGAATACGGAACAACTACTGGGCGTCCGCGTCGTGTTGGTTGGTTCGATAGTGTAGTTGTTCGTCATGCTCGTCGCGTTAGTGGCTTGACGGACTTATCGCTTACTTTGTTAGATGTGCTTACAGGAATTGAAACACTGAAAATCTGTGTAGCGTACAAGTTAGATGGAAAAACTATTACAGAATTCCCGGCTAGCCTAAAAGATTTGGCTCGCTGTGAACCTGTATATGAAGAATTACCTGGTTGGACAGAAGATATTACTGGTGTTAGCTCACTGGATGACCTTCCAGCGAATTGTCGCCACTATATGGAACGTATTGCGCAACTAACAGGCGTACAAGTTTCGATGTTCTCTGTAGGTCCTGACCGCGCACAAACACATGTTGTAAAAAGTGTATGGCGTTTAGCTTAATAAAATAATTAAAGCTCCTTGAGGAAATTTTCTCAGGGAGCTTTTTTATGAGCTTAAAGCGAAAAAATTCTGCAAAAAGCAAATTTTATTAACGTGTTTTATATATCATTTTATGCGGAAAAATTTTAAAAATACCAAATAAAAACATTTATTATGTGAAAAAAACCTCTTTTTATCAAAATGGTAATTCCGGAAAAATACTTATTTGTGTTGATTTTTAGCCATTTTATTCATTTAATTGTCACATTTCACTTTGTGAATTCATGGTATAATTTGAGAGTGATATTATATTCACAATAGATAATAAGAGGAGATGAAGTGAATGTCAGGTCAAATTCGTATGAGTCCAAGTGAATTACGTGATCGCGCTAAAACTTACGGTCAAAGTGGTAGAGACATTGAGGATATCTTAAGCCGTTTAAGCCAATTGCAAGACCAACTTCGCAGTGAATGGGAAGGGCAAGCTTTTGCACGTTTTGATGATCAATTTGAGCAATTAAAACCAAAAGTTACTGAATTCGCAAACTTAATGGATCAAATTAATGATCAACTTGAGAAGACAGCAAACGCAGTAGAAGAGCACGATCAACAACTTTCTCAAAATTTCGGATTCTAAAATCAACAAAAGTGAAGCATACATACAAAAATAGTCTGATGCTTTACGAAAAGCCATGCAGTTTTTTGCATGGCTTTTTCTAAATAGAAAGCAGATGCCACAGTTGGTATTCCTATAAAAAAAGACACAGCGGGAGTGGGACATGAATGAAGAAAGTAAAATGGAGTATTTTACTCTTTTTAGTCTTGGCAATCTTTTTATCAGCCGGGATTACGTACTTAGCATTAAATCAGGGATCAAACAAAGAAGCAGCAGATGGCAATGAAAAAGCGCATAAAATGACTATTGCGCTCGTAAACGAAGATCAAGGTGCCAAGTTTCAAGGTGAACAAGTAGAATTTGGTAATCAATTTGTTAAAAGTATTGAAAAAGATGATCAGCATGAATGGTACGTTGTAAGTCGCGGAGTTGCAGAAAGTGGCTTAAAACGAGATGTATACAATATGATGATAGTTATTCCAAGTGACTTTTCTGAAAAAGCATTATCAATGACGTCTAATAACCCAGAAAAAGTGACGATTAGCTACAAAGTAAATGATGTAGGGAATAGCGATTTGAAAGCAGAGGCAGAGAAAACGGCGGCCACTGTATTGGAAGATTTCAACAAGCGTATTATTGATGTTTATTTTGCGAGCATTCTAACTACCTTACAAGAAGCGCAAGATAATATCGGAGAGCTAGTGAAAGAAGAGAAAGAATATGATGCTACTTATAACAAAGACGTAAATAAACCGTTATCGAGCTATACAGAACAGTTTAAAACGGTTCAAGATTATACAGGAACTTCCAAAGATAGCTTCCAAGGTTTCCAAGATATCATGAAGAACTTTGAAGAAAGCTTAAATCTAGCTAAAAAAGAAAATGCAACACACATGACTAACATGGACGCTTTCACAAAAATGCAAGAGCTAAATATGCCTTTTGAAGCAACATTCACGGAAAACTTGCAGAAGTTTGATGGTTCTCTTTCGGCAGATGATATTCGAGCGCAAACAGCCGCATTAGAACAAGCGAATGCGCATATGACGACAGAATTCCAAATCATGGGAAACAACAATACACTGTTATCCCAAACGCAAGGCTTACAAAACTATATTGCTGATACGAATGTGCGAATTAATGCAATAGATGAAGAAATTAAGGCAGCACTTAATGATGATTTCCGGACAGCTGTTTCCAGAGATTTACTACGAATTCTGCAGGAAAATGAGTATTCGGATAAATTAAACGAAATTGATTTGAAAGATTTGACCGGTGAAGATATTAATGAAGGTTTTAACAAGCGATTAGTAAAGGAAATCAAAGCTTTACCAACTTATAATACAGAGCAATTAGCTGAAATCGGCCTTGATGAATCGATGTATAAAAATATTGTGACACTATCCAAAGAGTACTATAGCAGTCATCGTAGTGCTTTTGGTGATGATTTCAGGTTTACTAATGATAGAAAGATATTGCCAATCGACACGCTTCAAAGTGACACGATTAAT belongs to Listeria ivanovii subsp. ivanovii and includes:
- a CDS encoding adenylosuccinate synthase is translated as MSSVVVVGTQWGDEGKGKITDFLSENAEAIARYQGGNNAGHTIKFDGETYKLHLIPSGIFYKEKISVIGNGMVVDPKALVEELKYLHDKGVDTSNLRISNRAHIILPYHIRIDEADEERKGANKIGTTKKGIGPAYMDKAARVGIRIIDLLDKETFKEKLAHNLGEKNRLLERFYELEGFKLEDILEEYYEYGQQFKDYVCDTSVVLNDALDDGKRVLFEGAQGVMLDIDQGTYPFVTSSNPIAGGVTIGSGVGPSKINHVVGVAKAYTTRVGDGPFPTELFDAIGDNIREVGREYGTTTGRPRRVGWFDSVVVRHARRVSGLTDLSLTLLDVLTGIETLKICVAYKLDGKTITEFPASLKDLARCEPVYEELPGWTEDITGVSSLDDLPANCRHYMERIAQLTGVQVSMFSVGPDRAQTHVVKSVWRLA
- a CDS encoding sensor histidine kinase, whose amino-acid sequence is MFSILMAIIQMTGIFLAIQILTNKVFSIKEGLVTVAIAMLAFPLFTLVQYWSMIFVLIVFVSALYWKNKSIVASASITLAVIILLTISDSIVGFVLVPGLNFKYDDIFNELVPTLIYCVGMLANLLVFSFVLRKLLGKINIARFVEHRKYAYIILSIVTLTVLAFYMNIYAGSLAGYNSTILKTNTLIFTGYTILLIVIVLVVIKTATNELKVQNQKEQLEQLQDYVTTLESLHREMRVFRHDYVNILSTLVGYIDNNDMPGLKFYFENNIIPINKTIESNNYKISLLQNIHVIELKGLLAVKLIRAQELKIDAILEVVEPIDKIAMDSIDLCKAVGILLDNAVDAALTCENPVIRIAFVKKDDSILIVFANSLPMNMPPIYKIFEEGFSTKGEGRGLGLASLREIMQKYSHVALDTRVTNREVIQELEIM
- a CDS encoding PepSY domain-containing protein, whose protein sequence is MYKKLAAVGMTVLLVGALSACSFNDDKDTSSNNGSEKTNKSSSNDSSSADSLQKKSFDMSYEDAINAFKEKHSDAEISSVELEKNLGKYVYTVDGISDDNEYEMKFNAETKEQMSDETDRLDAEDAGGVEKANEKLDLDGIKTPQEAMDKAVSEQAGDVTSWTIERELDTTYYEVTVKQDNNKYEIKLNAKTLEVLQTEQDD
- a CDS encoding LytR/AlgR family response regulator transcription factor is translated as MLPVFICEDNRMQRERLTKYIEDYIMVEHFDMKLALSTGNPYELVSRMPRHQGMGLYFLDIDLGQPDMNGFELAQEIRKFDPRGFIIFITTHAELSYMTFTYKVEALDYIIKDDIDTLHERVLACMKQAEERISNDQDMQKYFTFKVSDKKIIHELLDDILFFETAPTIHKVILHGKNRQVEFYGKLKSIEKMLDESFYRCHRSYIVNKKNIHELDAIKGVVKMSNGESCYASSKLIKSLSL
- the dnaB gene encoding replicative DNA helicase, yielding MDNNFQDRTPPQNIEAEQAVLGAIFLEPNALITASEILMPDDFYRTGHQLIFETMLDLNDHGKAVDVLTVYEALAAKGNLEDVGGLPYLTELSGAVPTAANLEYYAHIIEDKALLRRLIRTATQIATDGYSREDELDMLMDEAEKSILEVSQRKNVGAFKNIKDVLVKTYDDIEILHNRKGDITGIPTGFNELDKMTAGFQRNDLIIVAARPSVGKTAFALNIAQNVATKTDENVAIFSLEMGAEQLVMRMLCAEGNINAQNLRTGALTSDDWQKLTIAMGTLSNSGIYIDDTPGVRVNEIRSKCRRLKQETGLGMIVIDYLQLIAGSGRGGENRQQEVSEISRSLKALARELEVPVIALSQLSRSVEQRQDKRPMMSDIRESGSIEQDADIVAFLYREDYYDREGENDGTIEIIIAKQRNGPVGDVKLAFVKEYNKFVNLEVRYDDAMA
- a CDS encoding WXG100 family type VII secretion target, with amino-acid sequence MSGQIRMSPSELRDRAKTYGQSGRDIEDILSRLSQLQDQLRSEWEGQAFARFDDQFEQLKPKVTEFANLMDQINDQLEKTANAVEEHDQQLSQNFGF
- a CDS encoding cyclic lactone autoinducer peptide — encoded protein: MKNMNKTVGKFLSKKLEEQSMKVADSSMSKACFMFVYEPKSPFVKMQEKNENK
- the pdeA gene encoding cyclic-di-AMP phosphodiesterase PdeA, whose protein sequence is MSGYFQKRMLKYPLYGLIAATVILSVITFFFSWWLSALIVVGGIILTVAMFYFEYRLNEDVQKYVSNLTYRIKRSEEEALVEMPMGILLYDEHYKIEWVNPFMSKYFDKAELIGESLEEVGPEFLDVIAGNDDDGIMSIAWREHRFDTIVKRKERILYLYDRTEYYELNKKFQANKSVFAVIFLDNYDEWAQGMDDRRRSALNNLVTSMLTNWAREHRIYLKRISSDRFMAFLTEEMLKRLEAEKFQILDRIRERTSKQNIPLTLSIGIGYKEEDLIKLADLAQSSLDLALGRGGDQVVIKQPEGKVRFYGGKTNPMEKRTRVRARVISQALQELINQSDQVFVMGHRYPDMDVIGSSLGVMRIAEMNDRNAYVVVEPGKMSPDVKRLMNEIEEYPNVIKNIVTPQVALENITEKSLLVVVDTHKPSMVINKELLDSATNVVVVDHHRRSEEFVGNPVLVYIEPYASSTAELITELFEYQPDLEQVGKIEATALLSGIVVDTKNFTLRTGSRTFDAASYLRSLGADTILVQQFLKEDITTFTQRSRLVESLEIYHDGMAIATGHEDEEFGTVIAAQAADTMLSMEGVQASFVITLRPDKLIGISARSLGQINVQVIMEKLGGGGHLSNAATQLKDVTIAEAKKQLISAIDAYWKGET
- the rpsR gene encoding 30S ribosomal protein S18 is translated as MAGGRRGGRRRKKVCYFTSNGITHIDYKDVELLKKFVSERGKILPRRVTGTSAKYQRKLTVAIKRSRQMALLPFVAEEK
- a CDS encoding accessory gene regulator ArgB-like protein yields the protein MSNFTAKVPLSERMADVLISKDRWKDDEEGYLKVKYGLEIIIINVMKFAIVYGLALVTGVLLQTMTVHLSYLWLRRYSFGLHATKTLNCTLMSLAMFVLTPLVFQNVLSNNWIVLGAFGFILLNIYFFAPADTENLPLIGEEHRKNLKRKAMIGTLILTGIALLVPFAEMKTLIMIGSLFQVISINPITYKLLKRRYRNYEKYE
- the rplI gene encoding 50S ribosomal protein L9; amino-acid sequence: MKVIFLKDVKGKGKKGETKNVADGYANNFLIKNGYAVEASNAALSTLSAQKKKEDKLAAEELAEAKALKEKMEKLTVELKAKSGEGGRLFGSITSKQIAQTLEKTHGIKIDKRKMDLPEAIRALGHTKVPVKLHHEVTATLDVHVSEE